A single genomic interval of Sinorhizobium meliloti harbors:
- a CDS encoding molecular chaperone, with protein sequence MRSMLKGIGTTALFLLWSLTADAAALRVAPTTVELMAPDSAAVFNLRNEAKRPLNVQVRIFRWSQQDGVEHLEPTNDVVASPPSAQLAANADYVVRVVRVSKKPVRSEESYRVVVDELPDPSRRKAGTVNLVVRHVLPVFFRNPDAPGPEVVWSLARSGGGLVLVAQNKGGSRLRLSDVTLTQGSTVVGRRKGLVGYVLGGTTMQWAIGRSSRIAGGAVTLSAKSDIGAINAKVAVGGR encoded by the coding sequence ATGCGGTCCATGCTGAAAGGCATCGGCACTACTGCGCTCTTTTTGCTTTGGAGTCTTACCGCCGACGCGGCGGCACTGCGCGTCGCGCCGACAACAGTGGAGTTGATGGCACCCGACAGCGCCGCTGTCTTCAATCTTCGCAACGAGGCAAAGCGGCCACTGAATGTCCAAGTGCGGATCTTTCGTTGGAGTCAGCAGGACGGGGTAGAACACCTGGAGCCGACGAACGACGTCGTCGCTAGTCCACCCTCGGCACAGCTTGCCGCCAATGCCGACTACGTTGTGCGCGTGGTGCGCGTGAGCAAGAAGCCCGTGCGCTCGGAGGAGAGCTACCGGGTCGTCGTCGACGAGCTTCCTGACCCGTCGCGCCGGAAAGCCGGGACAGTGAACCTGGTGGTCCGTCACGTTTTGCCGGTCTTTTTCCGCAATCCCGACGCTCCGGGGCCGGAAGTCGTCTGGAGCCTTGCCCGATCCGGCGGCGGCCTGGTCCTGGTGGCGCAAAACAAGGGAGGCAGCAGGCTGAGGCTGTCGGATGTGACTCTGACGCAGGGCAGCACTGTTGTCGGCCGACGGAAGGGGCTGGTCGGCTACGTGCTGGGTGGAACGACGATGCAGTGGGCGATCGGCAGATCAAGCCGGATAGCCGGCGGCGCTGTAACCCTTTCTGCAAAGAGCGACATCGGCGCGATCAATGCAAAAGTCGCGGTCGGCGGCCGCTAG